From a single Clostridium isatidis genomic region:
- a CDS encoding flagellar hook-basal body complex protein encodes MIRSLYTSISGLITLEKQQANINNNIANANTTGFKTDNLVTKSFDEVMIQNRDKVVGGRNVTQKLGTISLGAAIDTVSTSFTQGVLKNTDKKTDFAIEGRGFFVIQKGNEAVYTRDGNFKIGNDGYLINTSGDRVLGVNKNTGALEPIFIGDNEIVLDNDNNLFVGNTATHTLATADFEDYNALEKIGDNYYSAENPILNAAVNVTQGALESSNVNIANEMINMMTTMRNFETNQKMVQIIDETLGKAANEIGSVR; translated from the coding sequence ATGATTAGAAGTTTATATACATCAATTTCAGGATTGATAACTTTAGAAAAGCAACAAGCTAACATAAATAATAATATAGCCAATGCTAATACAACAGGCTTTAAAACTGACAACTTAGTTACAAAAAGCTTTGATGAAGTTATGATACAAAATAGAGATAAGGTAGTTGGAGGAAGAAATGTAACCCAAAAACTAGGAACTATAAGTTTAGGGGCAGCTATTGATACAGTTAGTACTTCCTTTACACAAGGCGTATTAAAAAATACAGATAAGAAAACAGATTTTGCAATTGAAGGAAGAGGCTTTTTTGTAATTCAAAAAGGAAATGAAGCAGTATATACAAGAGATGGAAATTTTAAAATAGGCAATGATGGATATTTGATAAATACAAGCGGAGATAGAGTGTTAGGAGTAAATAAAAATACTGGAGCTTTAGAGCCTATTTTTATTGGTGATAATGAAATTGTATTAGATAATGATAATAATTTATTTGTAGGAAATACTGCAACTCATACCTTAGCAACAGCTGATTTTGAAGATTATAATGCTTTGGAAAAAATTGGCGATAACTATTATAGTGCTGAGAATCCAATATTAAATGCTGCTGTGAATGTAACTCAAGGAGCTTTAGAATCTTCAAATGTTAATATTGCTAATGAAATGATAAATATGATGACAACAATGAGAAATTTTGAAACTAATCAAAAAATGGTTCAAATAATAGATGAAACCTTAGGCAAGGCAGCAAATGAAATAGGATCAGTAAGATAG